From a single Microtus ochrogaster isolate Prairie Vole_2 unplaced genomic scaffold, MicOch1.0 UNK9, whole genome shotgun sequence genomic region:
- the Lgalsl gene encoding galectin-related protein isoform X1 translates to MAGSVADSDAVVKLDDGHLNNSLGSPVQADVYFPRLIVPFCGHIKGGMRPGKKVLVMGIVDLNPESFAISLTCGDSEDPPADVAIELKAVFTDRQLLRNSCISGERGEEQSAIPYFPFIPDQPFRVEILCEHPRFRVFVDGHQLFDFYHRIQTLSAIDTIKINGDLQITKLG, encoded by the exons ATGGCGGGGTCGGTGGCCGACAGCGACGCCGTGGTG AAACTTGATGATGGGCACTTAAACAACTCCCTGGGTTCTCCAGTTCAAGCCGACGTGTACTTCCCACGACTG ATAGTTCCATTCTGTGGGCACATTAAAGGTGGCATGCGACCGGGCAAGAAGGTATTAGTGATGGGCATCGTAGACCTTAACCCAGAAAG CTTTGCTATCAGCTTGACCTGTGGCGACTCGGAAGATCCCCCTGCGGATGTGGCAATTGAACTCAAGGCTGTCTTCACAGACCGGCAGCTCCTCAGAAACTCTTGTATCTCAGGAGAAAGGGGTGAAGAACAGTCGGCGATCCCTTACTTCCCGTTTATCCCAGACCAGCCATTCAGG gTGGAGATTCTTTGTGAGCACCCACGTTTCAGAGTATTTGTGGATGGACACCAACTTTTTGATTTTTACCATCGTATTCAAACATTATCTGCAATTGATACCATAAAGATCAATGGGGACCTCCAGATCACCAAGCTTGGCTGA
- the Lgalsl gene encoding galectin-related protein isoform X2 — MRKKKLDDGHLNNSLGSPVQADVYFPRLIVPFCGHIKGGMRPGKKVLVMGIVDLNPESFAISLTCGDSEDPPADVAIELKAVFTDRQLLRNSCISGERGEEQSAIPYFPFIPDQPFRVEILCEHPRFRVFVDGHQLFDFYHRIQTLSAIDTIKINGDLQITKLG; from the exons ATGCGGAAGAAG AAACTTGATGATGGGCACTTAAACAACTCCCTGGGTTCTCCAGTTCAAGCCGACGTGTACTTCCCACGACTG ATAGTTCCATTCTGTGGGCACATTAAAGGTGGCATGCGACCGGGCAAGAAGGTATTAGTGATGGGCATCGTAGACCTTAACCCAGAAAG CTTTGCTATCAGCTTGACCTGTGGCGACTCGGAAGATCCCCCTGCGGATGTGGCAATTGAACTCAAGGCTGTCTTCACAGACCGGCAGCTCCTCAGAAACTCTTGTATCTCAGGAGAAAGGGGTGAAGAACAGTCGGCGATCCCTTACTTCCCGTTTATCCCAGACCAGCCATTCAGG gTGGAGATTCTTTGTGAGCACCCACGTTTCAGAGTATTTGTGGATGGACACCAACTTTTTGATTTTTACCATCGTATTCAAACATTATCTGCAATTGATACCATAAAGATCAATGGGGACCTCCAGATCACCAAGCTTGGCTGA